A stretch of DNA from Nitratireductor thuwali:
TCGCCTGAAGTCAGACGCCGGGAGCGTCTGGAAATCATGCGCAGGCAGATGCGGGTGGCAATGCTGTTGAGCCATGTGCCGAGCGAACTGCGTGCCTCGAAAGACCCCAGGCCGCGCCATGCAGCGAGCAGTGTCTCCTGCAGAGCATCGTCGGCATCAAAGGGCGAGCCGAGCATGCGATAGCAATGTGTGTGTAGCAGCTTGCGATAGGGCTTCATGAGCTGTTCGAACGCCGATGCGTCACCAGCTCTTGCTTGCTGCAGCCACTCGCGTTCGGCTGGATTGGCAGGTTTCTTTTCCACCACCTGTCGCACCGCATATTGTGACAGTCGAAAACCGTGGATTGGACACGCCATTGCCAGGATGTCCGCTCTCTGAGCGGGTACCTTAATCTGGACCTTCGCTCCCGAGAAGACTCCGGATGGAAAGCCGGCTTCCACTTTCCCTGGAATTGCTTAGGGCTCGACCGTATGTTCCGGCGCGCCTTGCACCAGTTGGGATTCGTGGGATTGAACCAGGTGGAGGTAACGTTCGAACTGAGCGAGAATATCCGCGATCAACTGGTCGCGAGTCATTCCCATGACGTCATATCCCCGCGCGCCGCTGGCGAAATAGGTCTTCGCCTCGTATCGGAACTGTGGTTTGCCGGCGCGATGTCCCGATAAAGACGGCAGCCGGTCCTTGGTCGGAAAGACACCATAGACGAAATCGCGAACGCCATCGGCATGCGAGCGCAGAGCAACGGCTCCGTTTTCTTCCTCCTGCACAACGGTCTCGCGGCCGCGATCGCAGAGTTCCTTGGCCACCTGTTCGAGAGCCGGTCGCACCTCGTCGGCAACGAAGCGCTCGACTTCCTTCTGGCTTGGCGCATGGAGCATGAGCGCGAGCCTGCGCTGCCAGGTCAAGCCAGCCGCAGGTTGCGCTGGCGCAGACAGAGATGAAACCGCATTTGCGTGCTGCTGGGCCAGGTCGGCGCGCATGCCCTGCACCAATGCCCAGACCAGGGTGAGCACGACGAAAGTAAACGGCAGCGCACTGGCAATCGTCGCCGACTGCAACGCCCCCAGTCCGCCCGCCAGCAGCAAGCTCGCCGCGACCAGTCCCTCAAGGACACACCAGAAGACACGTTGTCCGGTTGTCGTTTCCGTCTCTCCGCCGGCCGCAATGGAATCGATCACCAGGGAGCCGGAATCCGACGAGGTTACGAAAAAGACGGCCACCAGGATGATGGCCAATGTCGATGTCAGCCCCGAAAAGGGCAGATACTCGAAGAATTGGAAAAGCCCCACTGACACGTCGTCGGCAACTGCCGCGCCCAACGCGCCAGCGGCAACACCAGTATCGATATAGATCGCCGTGTTGCCGAATACCGTCATCCAGAAGAAGGTGAAACCCGCAGGAATGAACAGCACCGCGACGATGAATTCACGAACCGTGCGGCCGCGCGATATGCGGGCTATGAACATCCCGACAAACGGCGACCAGGAAATCCACCAGGCCCAGTAGAAGAGTGTCCAGCCGTCGATCCATGGCGTCGGCTCGTAGGCGTAGATGTTGAACGTGCGCAGCACCAGAGTGTCGAGATACAGGCCGATATTCTGGACAAAGTCGCGAAAGAGGCTCGCCGTCGGCCCCACGACCAGCACGAAGAGCATCAGCAGAACGGCGACAACGAGATTGCTCTCTGAGAGGATACGTATGCCCTTGTCGAGACCTGTCACGACTGAAACCGTCGCCAGTGCCGTGACCAGGGCAATCAAGGGGAGCTGGACCTGTGGCCCCATCGGCAGGCCGACAAGGTAGTTCAGCCCGGCGTTGATCTGACTGACACCCAATCCGAGCGAGGTGGCAATCCCGAACATCGTGCCGACGATAGCGAAGATGTCGACCGCATGGCCGATGGGACCGTTGATGCGCTCCTTGAGCAGCGGATAAAGGCCCGAACGGATCGTCAGGGGCAGATTGTAGCGGTATCCGAAATAGGCGAGCGACAGCCCCACCACGGCGTAGATCGCCCAGGCATGGATGCCCCAGTGGAAGAAAGTCACCGACATCGCCTCGCGTGTCGCCTCGATCGAGCGCGGTTCAGCTTTCGGCGGGCGCATGAAATGCGTCATCGGCTCACCGACCGCATAGAACATCAGGCCGATACCCATGCCTGCCGCAAACAGCATGGCGACCCACGAGATGAACCGGAAATCCGGCGTGGCGTCATCCGGTCCCAGTTTCAGTTGGCCGTAGTTCCCCAGGCACAGCAGGAGAACGGTCACCAGAAAGATGCCGACCGACAACAGATAAAGCCAGCCGAAAGCATCGAGGATCGCCGATTGGAGCGCGCCGAACATCGCTCCGGCCTGTTCGGGCATGACGATACCGATTGCCAGGAAGAAGCCGATGATCAGCACCGAACCGAAGAAGACCGGCGGGTTGATGACAAACGATTTCAGCATTGCGCGTTGCTCCCCCTTCAAATTTCGCCGGCCGCCTGCTTGAGCAGCACAGCGACATGCGATCGTCGCTCCCTGGATTTCGAGCCTGAGAGTAGCTTAACGTTCCCCTTCTTGCGTAAATTTCTCGACCTGCTCCAGTGTCACCGAAGAAGGCTGTCCGCCCCATTCCGTTCTCATGAAATTCGCCAGGTCGACCAATTCCTGATTAGAGAGCACATCAACGAAGCCCGGCATCTCTTGCATCACTTCGCCCCCAGGGTATTGCTGCCCTGGCACGCCATCGATGAGAACAAGGAGCAGATTGCCGGTATCCGAAAGACGAAGACTGGTGTTCGTCGTCATCGGCGATGCCATGTAGGGTTTCACCCGTGCATAGGTGCAGATTCGACCGGGAACCAATCATAAAAATGACCAGCTTTCACGAACCGCGTTTGGAGCGATGTATAAACCGTGATCCCTTTTGAATAAACAGCACTGGTGCGACAACGCGTCTTTGCGGGCGCCTTGCGCTGGAACCAGAGATGACGAACCAGAACATTGAAACACGGATCGAGCGCGGCCACCGCATGCTCGATCGGATTGACGGCAGCGCAGGACAGGCCGTCATCGGCTCTCTTGCCGACATCGCGGCCGATTTCGCGACCTACCCGTCCACAAGATCGCGGACGAGCACGCCGAATTCGGGGGCAGGCCTGGACTTGATCTCTTTGGATCTCCGTCTTTGATCGTCCAGTTCCCGTCAGGCCGACTTCGGCTTAGGCACGGTCTCGTGCTGCCACGGCTGTCCGTCTGCGGCCGCCTCGGCGACCACCCACGACAAGAACGCCTTCACGTCCCGGCGCGGCTCCCTGCCGCTCGGAACGGCGGCCCAGTATCCGGTCTTAATCGGCAGCGGCGCGAAACCGAGCGTCTCGACCCGCCCGGCGTCGATGTCGCCCCGGCAGAGCGGCTCGCGGGCGAGCGCGATGCCGAGCCCGGCAGCGGCGGCATCAATGGCGAGCGAGATCATGTCCACGTGGAGCTGGCCGCGCGGTTCGATTACAAGGCTCTGGCGAGCAAGCCACTCCTCCCAGTCCCGGCTGGCGGTGCGGAGGTGGATGATGGAGGCCTCCGTCCACTTCACCTCGCCATCGCGCATGATCTCCCGGCGGTGGGCGGGGCTTGCCACCGGCACCAGGCTTTCGCGGAAGAGCAGCGTCGAATCCGTGCCCGCCCAGCGGCCTTCACCCATGCGGATGGCAAGGTCGACATCCTCGAGCGGGAAGACGACCTGCCGGTGACTGGTGTCGATCAGCAGCTTGACCTGCGGATGCCTCGCCTGGAACCGGGAAAGGCGTGGGACCAGCCATTGGGAGGCGAAAGTCGGCGGTGCGCTGATCGAGACGCGGCGGTCATCCTCCAACGGGGAGACGCGCCTTGCCCCCACCGCAATGAGCGACAGGCCTTCGGAGACATAGGGCAGGAAATCCTCCGCAGTCTCGGTTAGTACCAGCCGACGGCCCTCACGCCGGAAGAGCGGCGCTCCGACCCAGTTCTGCAGCGTCTCGATTCCGTGGCTGATCGCGCTCGGGGTGAGGTTCAGTTCCGCGGCGGCCTCCCGGTAGCTGCCGAGACGAGCGGCGGCTTCAAAGATGCGCAGCGAAGCAAGCGGCGGGAGATTGAGCGGCACGGGTTCTTCCTCTGTCGAACGTACAACGGACGGGTGCAGTTCCGGTAAAGGCCCTGCGGTCCGTATCGCCGCAACGGGTCTTGTCCGCGGACCGCAGAGGGAATCCTCTAGCGTCTGCTGCCAACCCGACGGTCGGGCTTCTGGCTATTCCATCCTGTCTGTCTTCTCCGTACCGGGACTGTCTTCAATATTCGTAAGCACCGCATCTGCCTGGCGCGAGCTTTCGGCCATGAATTTTGCTCACATCGCGCGAATTTTGTTCATCCATTTTCGCCGCACCTCGCCGCCGACGTCCATCGGCAAATTCTTCTCATCAATCGCCAGTCGATCTCGTTTGAACAGCGTCCCGACAAGGGAAACCCTTCGCTCGTCCCAAGGAGAAAGATGAAATGCAGACCACAGTTCTTTGCGAAGTCGATTGCGGGATTGCTACCCTCACACTGAACAGGCCCGAGCGGCTGAATGCGATCAACTACGAGATGGCAGATCGCATCATGAACCTGCTCGACGAGTTGGAGACGGACACCGATGTGCAGGCGCTCATCCTAACCGGGGCTGGCGGGCGCGCCTTCTCGGCGGGCGGCGACATCCACGAGTTCTCCGAAAGCGTGAGATCCGGCGTGAACGGCGCCGTGCGCGACTTCGTGCGCCGCGGCCAGGCCATGACAAGCCGGCTGGAATCCTTCACCAAGCCGATCATTGCGGCGGTCAATGGTCTGGCCTATGGTGGCGGCTGCGAAGTCACGGAGGCGGTGCACCTCGCGGTGGCGAGCGAGAACGCCGCATTTGCCAAGCCGGAAATCCGGTTGGGCATGCCGCCCACCTTCGGCGGTACGCAACGTCTGCCGCGCCTTGCCGGGCGCAAGCGCGCGCTGGAGCTGCTGCTGACGGGTGAGCCTTTCAGCGCGCAGCGAGCATTTGAGATTGGGCTTGTAAACGCGGTCGTTCCAGCCGAGTCGCTGCTTGACGCGGCGCGGGATCTGGCTCGCCGCATCATGCAGCATTCGCCACTTGCGGTGGCGAGCATTCTGACGGCTGTTACACGCGGGTTGAATATGAGCATCGGCGAGGGGCTGATGACGGAAAGCGAGCAGTTCGCGCGCAT
This window harbors:
- a CDS encoding BCCT family transporter — its product is MLKSFVINPPVFFGSVLIIGFFLAIGIVMPEQAGAMFGALQSAILDAFGWLYLLSVGIFLVTVLLLCLGNYGQLKLGPDDATPDFRFISWVAMLFAAGMGIGLMFYAVGEPMTHFMRPPKAEPRSIEATREAMSVTFFHWGIHAWAIYAVVGLSLAYFGYRYNLPLTIRSGLYPLLKERINGPIGHAVDIFAIVGTMFGIATSLGLGVSQINAGLNYLVGLPMGPQVQLPLIALVTALATVSVVTGLDKGIRILSESNLVVAVLLMLFVLVVGPTASLFRDFVQNIGLYLDTLVLRTFNIYAYEPTPWIDGWTLFYWAWWISWSPFVGMFIARISRGRTVREFIVAVLFIPAGFTFFWMTVFGNTAIYIDTGVAAGALGAAVADDVSVGLFQFFEYLPFSGLTSTLAIILVAVFFVTSSDSGSLVIDSIAAGGETETTTGQRVFWCVLEGLVAASLLLAGGLGALQSATIASALPFTFVVLTLVWALVQGMRADLAQQHANAVSSLSAPAQPAAGLTWQRRLALMLHAPSQKEVERFVADEVRPALEQVAKELCDRGRETVVQEEENGAVALRSHADGVRDFVYGVFPTKDRLPSLSGHRAGKPQFRYEAKTYFASGARGYDVMGMTRDQLIADILAQFERYLHLVQSHESQLVQGAPEHTVEP
- a CDS encoding c-type cytochrome — translated: MASPMTTNTSLRLSDTGNLLLVLIDGVPGQQYPGGEVMQEMPGFVDVLSNQELVDLANFMRTEWGGQPSSVTLEQVEKFTQEGER
- a CDS encoding LysR substrate-binding domain-containing protein, yielding MPLNLPPLASLRIFEAAARLGSYREAAAELNLTPSAISHGIETLQNWVGAPLFRREGRRLVLTETAEDFLPYVSEGLSLIAVGARRVSPLEDDRRVSISAPPTFASQWLVPRLSRFQARHPQVKLLIDTSHRQVVFPLEDVDLAIRMGEGRWAGTDSTLLFRESLVPVASPAHRREIMRDGEVKWTEASIIHLRTASRDWEEWLARQSLVIEPRGQLHVDMISLAIDAAAAGLGIALAREPLCRGDIDAGRVETLGFAPLPIKTGYWAAVPSGREPRRDVKAFLSWVVAEAAADGQPWQHETVPKPKSA
- a CDS encoding crotonase/enoyl-CoA hydratase family protein, whose amino-acid sequence is MQTTVLCEVDCGIATLTLNRPERLNAINYEMADRIMNLLDELETDTDVQALILTGAGGRAFSAGGDIHEFSESVRSGVNGAVRDFVRRGQAMTSRLESFTKPIIAAVNGLAYGGGCEVTEAVHLAVASENAAFAKPEIRLGMPPTFGGTQRLPRLAGRKRALELLLTGEPFSAQRAFEIGLVNAVVPAESLLDAARDLARRIMQHSPLAVASILTAVTRGLNMSIGEGLMTESEQFARMVPSHDLREGLDAWIERRRANYRGA